The following are encoded in a window of Platichthys flesus chromosome 11, fPlaFle2.1, whole genome shotgun sequence genomic DNA:
- the LOC133964689 gene encoding trypsin-1-like: MSLVFVLLIGAAFALEDDKIVGGYECTPHSQAHQVSLNSGYHFCGGSLVNENWVVSAAHCYKSRVEVRMGEHNLRVNEGTEQFISSARVIRHPNYSSYNINNDIMLIKLSKPATLNKNVKAVALPTSCAPAGTMCTVSGWGDTMSSTDSNRLQCLDLPILSFRDCDNSYPGMITDAMFCAGYLEGGKDSCQGDSGGPVVCNGELQGVVSWGYGCAERGNPGVYAKVCLFNDWLTSTMSSY, from the exons ATGTCTCTTGTCTTCGTTCTGCTCATCGGAGCTGCTT TTGCCTTGGAGGACGACAAGATCGTCGGAGGGTATGAGTGCACGCCTCATTCCCAGGCCCATCAGGTGTCTCTGAACTCTGGCTACCACTTCTGTGGAGGCTCCCTGGTCAACGAGAACTGGGTtgtgtctgctgctcactgctacAAGTC CCGTGTCGAGGTGCGTATGGGCGAGCACAACCTCAGGGTCAATGAGGGAACCGAGCAGTTCATCAGCTCCGCCCGTGTCATCCGTCACcccaactacagctcctacaaCATCAACAACGACATCATGCTCATCAAGCTGAGCAAGCCCGCCACCCTCAACAAGAACGTGAAGGCTGTGGCTCTGCCCACCAGCTGTGCCCCCGCTGGCACCATGTGCACCGTCTCTGGATGGGGAGACACCATGAGCTCCA CCGACAGTAACAGGCTGCAGTGCCTGGATCTCCCCATCCTGTCTTTCAGGGACTGTGATAACTCCTACCCTGGCATGATCACCGATGCCATGTTCTGCGCTGGATAcctggagggaggaaaggactCTTGCCAG GGTGACTCCGGTGGCCCCGTCGTGTGCAACGGTGAGCTGCAGGGTGTTGTGTCCTGGGGCTACGGATGTGCTGAGAGGGGTAATCCTGGTGTCTACGCCAAG GTCTGCCTCTTCAACGACTGGCTGACGAGCACCATGAGCAGCTATTAA
- the LOC133964690 gene encoding trypsin-1-like, translating into MRSLVFVLLIGAAFALEDDKIVGGYECTPHSQAHQVSLNSGYHFCGGSLVNENWVVSAAHCYKSRVEVRMGEHNLRVNEGTEQFISSARVIRHPNYSSYNINNDIMLIKLSKPATLNKNVKAVALPTSCAPAGTMCTVSGWGDTMSSTDSNRLQCLDLPILSFRDCDNSYPGMITDAMFCAGYLEGGRDSCQGDSGGPVVCNGELQGVVSWGYGCAERGNPGVYAKVCLFNDWLTSTMSSY; encoded by the exons ATGAGGTCTCTTGTCTTCGTTCTGCTCATCGGAGCTGCTT TTGCCTTGGAGGACGACAAGATCGTCGGAGGGTATGAGTGCACGCCTCATTCCCAGGCCCATCAGGTGTCTCTGAACTCTGGCTACCACTTCTGTGGAGGCTCCCTGGTCAACGAGAACTGGGTtgtgtctgctgctcactgctacAAGTC CCGCGTTGAGGTGCGTATGGGCGAGCACAACCTCAGGGTCAATGAGGGAACCGAGCAGTTCATCAGCTCCGCCCGTGTCATCCGTCACcccaactacagctcctacaaCATCAACAACGACATCATGCTCATCAAGCTGAGCAAGCCCGCCACCCTCAACAAGAACGTGAAGGCTGTGGCTCTGCCCACCAGCTGTGCCCCCGCTGGCACCATGTGCACCGTCTCTGGATGGGGAGACACCATGAGCTCCA CCGACAGTAACAGGCTGCAGTGCCTGGATCTCCCCATCCTGTCTTTCAGGGACTGTGATAACTCCTACCCTGGCATGATCACCGATGCCATGTTCTGCGCTGGATAcctggagggaggaagggactCTTGCCAG GGTGACTCCGGTGGCCCCGTCGTGTGCAACGGTGAGCTGCAGGGTGTTGTGTCCTGGGGCTACGGATGTGCTGAGAGGGGTAATCCTGGTGTCTACGCCAAG GTCTGCCTCTTCAACGACTGGCTGACGAGCACCATGAGCAGCTATTAA
- the LOC133964984 gene encoding trypsin-1-like, whose translation MMSLVFVLLIGAAFALEDDKIVGGYECTPHSQAHQVSLNSGYHFCGGSLVNENWVVSAAHCYKSRVEVRMGEHNLRVNEGTEQFIRSARVIRHPNYSSYNINNDIMLIKLSKPATLNKNVKAVALPTSCAPAGTMCTVSGWGDTMSSTDSNRLQCLDLPILSFRDCDNSYPGMITDAMFCAGYLEGGKDSCQGDSGGPVVCNGELQGVVSWGYGCAERGNPGVYAKVCLFNDWLTSTMSSY comes from the exons ATGATGTCTCTTGTCTTCGTTCTGCTCATCGGAGCTGCTT TTGCCTTGGAGGACGACAAGATCGTCGGAGGGTATGAGTGCACGCCTCATTCCCAGGCCCATCAGGTGTCTCTGAACTCTGGCTACCACTTCTGTGGAGGCTCCCTGGTCAACGAGAACTGGGTtgtgtctgctgctcactgctacAAGTC CCGTGTGGAGGTGCGTATGGGCGAGCACAACCTCAGGGTCAATGAGGGAACCGAGCAGTTCATCAGGTCCGCCCGTGTCATCCGTCACcccaactacagctcctacaaCATCAACAACGACATCATGCTCATCAAGCTGAGCAAGCCCGCCACCCTCAACAAGAACGTGAAGGCTGTGGCTCTGCCCACCAGCTGTGCCCCCGCTGGCACCATGTGCACCGTCTCTGGATGGGGAGACACCATGAGCTCCA CCGACAGTAACAGGCTGCAGTGCCTGGATCTCCCCATCCTGTCTTTCAGGGACTGTGATAACTCCTACCCTGGCATGATCACCGATGCCATGTTCTGCGCTGGATAcctggagggaggaaaggactCTTGCCAG GGTGACTCCGGTGGCCCCGTCGTGTGCAACGGTGAGCTGCAGGGTGTTGTGTCCTGGGGCTACGGATGTGCTGAGAGGGGTAATCCTGGTGTCTACGCCAAG GTCTGCCTCTTCAACGACTGGCTGACGAGCACCATGAGCAGCTATTAA
- the mrpl17 gene encoding 39S ribosomal protein L17, mitochondrial, whose translation MRLTLQTLISHGRMARRIGLGPESRINMLRNILTGLVRHERIETTRARADEVRFYAEKLVDYAKKGDTDDKAMKMASFWLTEKDLVPKLFKVLAPRFETQSKGYTRMAQIPNRQNMDRAKMAVLEFKGNPFPPLYPANKENELTLINQLLKGYREERAQELAAES comes from the exons ATGCGCCTCACGCTGCAGACACTGATCTCCCACGGCCGGATGGCCCGGAGGATTGGCCTGGGGCCGGAGTCCCGAATCAACATGCTGCGGAACATCTTGACGGGACTGGTCCGACATGAGAGGATCGAAACCACGCGGGCCCGAGCCGACGAGGTCCGCTTCTACGCCGAGAAG CTGGTGGACTATGCCAAAAAGGGAGACACTGATGACAAGGCAATGAAAATGGCCAGTTTTTGGCTGACG GAGAAAGATCTGGTCCCAAAGCTCTTCAAGGTCCTGGCCCCACGGTTTGAGACTCAGTCGAAAGGTTACACACGGATGGCTCAAATCCCCAACAGACAGAACATGGACAGAGCCAAGATGGCCGTCTTGGAGTTCAAGGGCAaccccttccctcctctctaCCCGGCGAATAAGGAGAATGAACTGACGCTCATCAACCAGCTGCTCAAAGGctacagagaggagagggcacAGGAGTTGGCTGCAGAATCATAA
- the LOC133964986 gene encoding trypsin-1-like: MMSLVFILLIGAAFALEDDKIVGGYECTPHSQAHQVSLNSGYHFCGGSLVNENWVVSAAHCYKSRVEVRMGEHNLRVNEGTEQFISSARVIRHPNYSSYNINNDIMLIKLSKPATLNKNVKAVALPTSCAPAGTMCTVSGWGDTMSSTDSNRLQCLDLPILSFRDCDNSYPGMITDAMFCAGYLEGGKDSCQGDSGGPVVCNGELQGVVSWGYGCAERGNPGVYAKVCLFNDWLTSTMSSY; the protein is encoded by the exons ATGATGTCTCTTGTCTTCATTCTGCTCATCGGAGCTGCTT TTGCCTTGGAGGATGACAAGATCGTCGGAGGGTATGAGTGCACGCCTCATTCCCAGGCCCATCAGGTGTCTCTGAACTCTGGCTACCACTTCTGTGGAGGCTCCCTGGTCAACGAGAACTGGGTtgtgtctgctgctcactgctacAAGTC CCGTGTCGAGGTGCGTATGGGCGAGCACAACCTCAGGGTCAATGAGGGAACCGAGCAGTTCATCAGCTCCGCCCGTGTCATCCGTCACcccaactacagctcctacaaCATCAACAACGACATCATGCTCATCAAGCTGAGCAAGCCCGCCACCCTCAACAAGAACGTGAAGGCTGTGGCTCTGCCCACCAGCTGTGCCCCCGCTGGCACCATGTGCACCGTCTCTGGATGGGGAGACACCATGAGCTCCA CCGACAGTAACAGGCTGCAGTGCCTGGATCTCCCCATCCTGTCTTTCAGGGACTGTGATAACTCCTACCCTGGCATGATCACCGATGCCATGTTCTGCGCTGGATAcctggagggaggaaaggactCTTGCCAG GGTGACTCCGGTGGCCCCGTCGTGTGCAACGGTGAGCTGCAGGGTGTTGTGTCCTGGGGCTACGGATGTGCTGAGAGGGGTAATCCTGGTGTCTACGCCAAG GTCTGCCTCTTCAACGACTGGCTGACGAGCACCATGAGCAGCTATTAA